From a single Anabas testudineus chromosome 5, fAnaTes1.2, whole genome shotgun sequence genomic region:
- the LOC113154972 gene encoding class E basic helix-loop-helix protein 40-like — protein MERIPSAQPPPLSKHQTDLSDVQGMDFPMYVYKPRRGLKRGEESKETYKLPHRLIEKKRRDRINECIAQLKDLLPEHLKLTTLGHLEKAVVLELTLKHVKALTSLLEQQQQKILALQNGMQIEQPSVSQEKSEEMFRSGFHMCANEILQYLAHHESDGDFTPSHVVDHLRKLAAEVLQSPVRPRTPLSPQPEEVPAYIQHQPRKEMPPSLPPKPAEGYGRNCVPVIQRAYAPPSSEQSGSDTDTDSGYGGELEKNESGVLQGRPDYYSQESQLKRALCERQSSSIKQEDDEPRLKRPRVESSEDELLSGGESSSSSSSSGYGSYMSVSPNHPPPPHPLCMPFYLIPPSAAAYLPMLEKCWYPGAMPMLCPGVGGSERPPPPQLVLSPRGGSPAPSISQTPMDSPALLQALKQVPPLNLETKD, from the exons ATGGAGCGAATTCCAAGCGCGCAACCACCTCCTCTGTCCAAACACCAGACGGATCTGTCAGACGTGCAGGG gATGGATTTCCCGATGTATGTTTATAAACCCCGGCGGGGATTAAAGAGAGGCGAGGAGAGCAAG GAAACGTACAAGCTGCCCCACAGACTTATTGAGAAGAAAAGGCGTGACCGGATAAACGAGTGCATCGCTCAGTTGAAAGATTTATTACCAGAGCACCTGAAACTCACG ACTCTGGGCCATCTGGAGAAGGCTGTGGTTTTAGAGCTGACTCTCAAGCATGTGAAAGCCCTCACCTCTTTACtggagcaacagcagcagaagatcCTTGCTCTGCAGAATGGCATGCAAATTG AGCAGCCTAGTGTCAGCCAGGAAAAGTCAGAGGAGATGTTCCGCTCTGGCTTCCACATGTGTGCCAATGAGATTCTTCAGTACCTCGCCCATCATGAGAGTGACGGAGACTTTACTCCATCCCATGTGGTCGATCACCTTCGCAAGTTAGCTGCAGAGGTGCTGCAAAGTCCGGTCAGGCCCCGCACACCTCTCAGCCCACAACCTGAGGAAGTACCAGCTTACATCCAGCACCAACCTCGCAAGGAGATGCCACCCAGCTTACCCCCTAAACCCGCTGAAGGCTATGGGAGGAACTGTGTGCCTGTCATCCAGCGGGCGTACGCTCCACCGAGCAGTGAGCAAAGTGGCAGTGATACGGATACAGACAGCGGCTATGGGGGGGAGCTGGAGAAGAATGAGTCTGGAGTTCTGCAGGGACGTCCAGATTACTACAGCCAGGAGAGCCAGCTGAAGCGAGCGCTGTGCGAGAGGCAGAGCTCCAGCATCAAGCAGGAAGATGATGAGCCACGCCTCAAACGACCCCGCGTGGAGTCGTCTGAGGATGAACTCCTCTCAGGCGGAGAGTCATCAAGTTCTTCGTCCTCCAGTGGTTACGGTAGTTACATGAGCGTCTCCCCCAaccatccacctcctcctcatcccctcTGTATGCCTTTCTACCTCATCCCACCCTCTGCTGCAGCCTACCTGCCAATGCTGGAGAAATGCTGGTACCCCGGTGCCATGCCCATGCTATGTCCTGGAGTGGGAGGCAGTGAGAGACCACCTCCACCACAGCTAGTGTTGTCTCCTAGGGGAGGCTCTCCAGCTCCATCCATATCTCAGACCCCTATGGACTCCCCAGCCCTCCTTCAGGCACTAAAGCAGGTACCACCCCTTAACCTGGAAACCAAAGACTGA
- the ttll3 gene encoding tubulin monoglycylase TTLL3, with amino-acid sequence MQQVPVERRIRRSVPSLPTIKPDRLKTAKALVEKALKLRKVFSVQGPYPVIRAALWTRGWVERRLPHPVQKAPHCHGDEEEEDDDGDVGADATDRVDEQVKEESLDDMYDLMSRLVRNEPTYFYWTTRRDDIDCRSLRNDQMINHYANAGTFTTKVGLCVNLRNLQWFDTADPDTFFPRCYRLGAGDEKHAFIEDFRRTACTSLLQHVVETNESEVKKAKNSIYEELSHVEHRFVGSDVIITALRVCQEFLSVLEHGDIDVSLEKTPSVKEQQWAEFLQDYYMVVHEGASIRGSSVFVERCQVMLTRLQEVCPQLDTDGLKNIWIIKPGAKSRGRGILCLNRLDEILALADTDRALNNESKWVVQKYLERPLLVHGTKFDLRQWFLVTDWNPMTVWFYKECYLRFSTQPYSTKTLDSAVHLCNNSIQKHFQPSRERHPGLPDDNMWSCSQFRTFLQCQGCEAEWETVVVPGMQQAVVRALQTAQDLIEPRRASFELYGADFMLGRDLRPWLLEINASPTMACSTTVTSRLCPAVQLDTLRVVLDRRTDPSAYTGGFQLIYKQAAVEVPQYVGMNLLVEGVPIRRSRPLLHRETIISNTPFTFPSDQSSSQEVETEHKVPVQKPHTITVFKRSGKENRVVGENKRQLTSVSSKKEGEGRTEVPSVPSCVRRACHSLPYEPSVVVHTEPQTKARRLALSLGAKKTSLIPQSLTFSLSPVHNMPDCKTQANPGHRSHLSRSFLPQAAFESHKTSTHVFHSLRPLPTLEVFSLRPNIVGIARRNTTLPSHPRHQSFLYSHRQSVLKCKGDSAGEDKH; translated from the exons ATGCAACAAGTGCCAG TGGAGCGGAGGATACGTCGCAGTGTACCCAGCCTGCCAACAATCAAACCAGACAGACTGAAAACCGCTAAAGCGCTGGTAGAGAAAGCGCTCAAG TTGAGGAAAGTGTTTTCAGTGCAGGGACCCTATCCTGTGATCCGAGCTGCCTTATGGACCAGAGGGTGGGTGGAACGTCGTTTGCCGCATCCGGTCCAGAAAGCACCTCATTGCCATGgcgatgaggaggaggaggatgatgacgGTGATGTCGGCGCTGATGCTACTG ATAGAGTGGATGAGCAAGTGAAAGAGGAGAGCCTTGATGACATGTATGACCTCATG TCTCGCCTGGTTCGAAATGAACCAACATATTTCTACTGGACGACGCGGCGGGATGACATAGACTGTCGCTCCTTACGGAACGACCAAATGATCAATCACTATGCAAATGCAGGAACATTTACAACCAAG gtCGGGCTCTGTGTGAACCTGCGTAACCTTCAGTGGTTTGATACAGCAGATCCTGACACCTTTTTCCCAAGGTGCTACAGGCTTGGAGCAGGGGATGAAAAGCATGCATTCATAG AGGACTTCAGGAGGACAGCTTGCACCAGCCTGCTGCAGCATGTAGTTGAGACAAATGAATCAGAGGTcaaaaaagctaaaaacagTATCTATGAAG AGTTGAGTCATGTGGAGCATCGATTCGTGGGTTCAGATGTGATCATCACAGCTTTACGTGTGTGTCAAGAGTTTCTCAGTGTTTTAGAGCATGGCGACATTGATGTAAGTCTGGAAAAAACCCCGTCAGTGAAGGAACAGCAGTGGGCAGAGTTTCTGCAAGACTACTACATGGTTGTGCA tgaGGGTGCATCGATCAGGGGTAGCAGTGTATTTGTGGAGCGCTGCCAAGTCATGTTAACAAGACTGCAGGAGGTTTGCCCTCAACTGGACACTGATGGCCTAAAAAACATCTGGATCATCAAACCAGGTGCCAAGTCAAGAGGACGGG gcattttgtgtttgaatcGCCTGGATGAGATTTTGGCACTAGCAGACACTGACAGAGCCCTAAATAATGAGAGTAAGTGGGTGGTTCAGAAGTACCTGGAACGTCCTCTTTTGGTCCATGGCACCAAGTTTGACCTCCGTCAGTGGTTCCTTGTCACCGACTGGAACCCTATGACTGTGTGGTTCTACAAAGAGTGCTACCTGCGGTTCTCTACTCAGCCCTACTCAACAAAAACTCTGGACAG TGCAGTCCACCTGTGCAACAACTCCATTCAGAAGCACTTCCAGCCATCCCGTGAACGCCATCCAGGGTTGCCTGACGACAACATGTGGTCCTGCTCTCAGTTTAGGACTTTTCTGCAGTGCCAAGGCTGCGAGGCGGAGTGGGAGACAGTGGTGGTGCCAGGCATGCAGCAAGCAGTGGTTCGTGCCCTGCAGACAGCCCAGGATTTGATTGAGCCCCGCAGGGCCAGCTTTGAACTCTATGGTGCAGACTTTATGTTGGGCAGAGATCTGCGACCCTGGCTCCTGGAGATCAACGCCAGTCCAACTATGGCCTGTTCCACCACCGTGACTAGCCGCCTTTGCCCTGCTGTGCAGCTGGATACACTGAGGGTTGTGCTGGACCGACGGACTGATCCTAGTGCTTACACCGGAGGCTTCCAACTAATTTACAAACAG GCTGCAGTTGAAGTTCCTCAGTATGTGGGAATGAACCTACTGGTGGAGGGAGTTCCCATAAGGCGATCCAGACCTCTGCTTCACAGGGAAACTATTATTTCTAACACACCATTCACTTTCCCTTCAGATCAGTCATCTTCACAGGAGGTTGAAACAGAACATAAAGTGCCAGTTCAGAAACCCCATACAATCACTGTTTTTAAACGTTCAGGCAAAGAGAATCGAGTCGTTGGGGAGAATAAGAGACAGCTGACATCAGTATCTTCAAAGAAAGAAGGTGAAGGCAGAACCGAGGTTCCTTCTGTTCCCTCCTGTGTTCGCAGGGCCTGCCACAGTTTACCGTATGAACCGTCTGTGGTGGTGCACACCGAACCTCAGACAAAAGCTCGACGTTTAGCTTTAAGTCTTGGTGCCAAGAAGACATCTCTGATCCCACAGAGTCTCACCTTTTCCCTCAGCCCTGTACACAACATGCCAGATTGTAAAACCCAGGCCAATCCAGGTCACAGGTCACACCTTTCCAGATCCTTCCTTCCACAGGCAGCTTTCGAGTCTCACAAGACTTCCACCCACGTCTTTCATTCACTCCGACCCCTCCCTACCTTGGAGGTCTTTAGCTTGAGGCCAAACATTGTGGGCATTGCCCGCCGTAATACAACCTTGCCCTCCCACCCCAGGCATCAATCATTCCTCTATTCTCACAGACAAAGTGTTCTCAAATGTAAAGGAGACTCTGCAGGGGAAGACAAACACTAG